One Caenibius sp. WL genomic window, GATACCGTACCGTTCCTCGAACCGGTCCTGCAGATCGGGATCGAGATAGGCCGAACCGCCCGAAACGGACCGTACGCTTGCCATGTCCTCCGGGGCGACAGCGGCATCCATGATCATGGCGATGGCGGTGGGATTGAGGCCCAGTGTTGAAGGCCGGTGGCGGCGCAGGGCATCGACCAGCGCATCCACTGTGAAACGTTCCATGAGCACCAGCGGAGTGCCATGCACTGCGGCAGCGGTCAGCAGGCAGACCCCGCCCACCCCGCCTAGCGGCCAGATATTGATCTGCACTTCCGGCGCCGCGCCGGCTTCGCCGCCAGGGGCGCTCAGCACTGCCCGTTCGAGCAGACGCAGCGGCATGGCGATCCGCTTGGGCGTGCCGGTGGTGCCGCTCGACAACACTTCGATCGTGCCCTGATCGCTGCTTTCGGCGGGGCTCGATGCTCCGGTGCTGCGTTCCAGCCCCGGCACGGGGCGTGGGCCGGCCAGCAGGCTACCCAGGGCAATTCCGGCCATGCCTTGCGCAGCCACGGTTTCCTCGAATGCGGGCCAGTCTTCCGTGTCGGCCAGGATCGCGCCCGCGCCCAGACCGGTCAGATGTTCCGCCATCGCCGCGCGTGGAAGAAAGGGATAAATGAAACTGATCGAGCGGCGATGGGCCAGAAGGCCGACCACTGCCGCCGCATGGGCGATCCGGTTGCGGATGACGATGCCGACGCGGGCCTCTGGCGGGCAGCCCGCCGCGTCCAGCGCGGCCGCCACCGCGTCGCCGTAGCGCGCTATCTCGCCCCAGCTTGCCCACTGGCTGGCATATTCTATCCCGCGCTCGTTCGCCCGGTCGCGCAGCGTTGCGCGCAGTTGATCGATGACATCCCGCTCCACGCTCAATCCCGCCTGCCTTCCAGGAGCCCCTTGAGGTTCAACGACATGATACGCTCTTTCGCGGCCATGTCGAACGTGGTCAGTTCGTCGAGGAAATCGAGCGGATGGGCTGCCCCTTCGGGATGCGGGAAATCGCTGCCGAAAAGGATGCGGTTGACCTGCATGTGCCGGCCCAGTTCCTCGAAATTGTCCTCCACGAAAGGTGCGACGAAGATATTGCGGTGAAACGTCTCCACCGGGTCCGCTTTGAATTTCTGCGGCATCTGGCCATAGACATGGCGCAGCGTATCGATCAGTGGGGCCACCCATTTGGCGCCGTTTTCCACGCTGGCCACCCGCACATCGGGAAAGCGGTCGAACACCCCGCCGCAGATGATCGCTGCGATCGTGTCGGCGATGGCGCGTTCGATGATCCGCAGGCAATTGACGAAAGGATCGGATTCGAACGGCAGCCATTCGGCCCCGCCGGTCCACATGGTGATGAGATTGTCGTAATCCGAGTTCGAAGCGTGGATCGAGACGAAAATCCCGGCTTCGTTGATGCGGGCCCAGAACGGATCGAAATCGGGCAGGCCCATGGAGCGTCCGCCGCGATAGCCCGGCACCGGGGAGGGGCGGATGCACACAGTGCGCGCGCCTTCCTTGATCAGCCAGTCGACTTCGGCGAGCGCCCGATCCATGTCCGCTAGCGAAACCACCGGCACGGCGAAAATCCGGCCTTCGCGGGCGAAGCCCCATTCTTCCGCCGTCCACTGGTTGAGCGCGTGCAGCGCATCGTGCAGGAAGTCGTGATTGTAGGACATGCGGTTCTCGATTACCGAAAACAGCGTGGGGAACATCAGCGCAGCGTGGATTTCGTGCTCGTCCAGCACCGCCAGCCGTTCCTGCCCGTAACGCCATGCCGGTGGAGGCACCACCGGCGCGCCGGTCAACTGGCGCAGGCTCAACCCTTCGGGATTGTCCGCCTTGTAGTACTTCACGTGCGTGCCGGGTGCAGCCACGCGTTCGAAAGTCGGATTGGGAATGTAATCCGAAATCTGCCCATTGATGGCCAGCCGTTTGCGTCCATCGATTTCCACGAAGCGGAAATCCTTGTGCCATTTCTTGGGCAGATGGCGAAACAGAGCGTCTTCCGGCTCGTAGAAGTGGTTGTCCGCATCATAGACGGGGAAAGGAAGTTTCGTACTCATATCGTCACCAAAGCATCGGCCGTGCAAGGCCAGTTTCATACCATGCCTTTCCCACCTGTGCGGGCCGTTCCGCAATCTGACTCCCGGCCTTTCCGGATAGGTGGAACGCACGGGGCAAACAGGCGCTCATCGGCCGAGGAAACGAGGCTCGCGCCGTTCCAGGAACGCCTTGGCCGCTTCTCCCGCATCGTGGGACAGCAGGCTGATCGTGGCGTTGGCGTTGGCTTCTGCGGCCATACTTTCTTCAAAGCCGATATCTGCGGCGGCGTTGAGATTGCGCTTCATCGCGGCAAAGGCGCTGGTCGGGCCGTTCGCCAGCCGCGAGGCCAGCGCATTGCAGGCCTCGTCCAGCGCATCGTCTTCCACCAGTTTCGCGATCAGGCCGATGGCCAGCGCGCGCTCGGCACCCACCGGCTCGTCCAGCAGGAACAGTTCGCGCGCCCGCGCCGCGCCGAGCAATTGGGTGAGGAGGTAGCTGCCGCCAGGATCGCCGCAGCGGCCCGCGCTGGCGAAAGCCAGCTTGAAGCGCGCGCTGCGCGAAGCGATGCGCAGGTCGCAGGCGGCTGCCATCACGATGCCGCTGCCGGCCACCGGCCCTCGGATGCAAGCCAGTGTGGGCTTGGGCATGCGGCGTAGAAGCACCGGAATTTCGCCATGGAGGGAAAGAATCGCTGCCGCCTCGTCGGGGCGCATCGGCGCGTCACGCTCTTCCTTGCCGCTGTCCAACAGATCGTGCCCGGCGCAAAACCCCCGCCCGGCCCCGGCCAGCACGACGCAGCGCACGGCGGGATCGGTGGACCAGCGCCGCAACGTGGCGCCGATCTCCTCCAGCATCGCCATGGTCAGCGCGTTGAGCCGGTCCGGCCGGTTGAGCGTCAGCCGGGCGATGCCGCCGTCTATCCGCGTCAGGATGCTCATGCCTTGCCTTTCACCGCTTCCATGCCTGAAACGATGAACTGGCCAGTCTGCGCATAGGCCGAGGCATGGCCGAGCTGGTGAATATCGAAGCAGCTTTGCAGCGCCGCCTGCTGGCCCATGACATCGAGCGTCTGGTTGACTGCCCGCTTGGCCATGGCCAGCGCATGAGGATGCATGCGTGCGATTTCTT contains:
- a CDS encoding fatty acid--CoA ligase family protein; translation: MERDVIDQLRATLRDRANERGIEYASQWASWGEIARYGDAVAAALDAAGCPPEARVGIVIRNRIAHAAAVVGLLAHRRSISFIYPFLPRAAMAEHLTGLGAGAILADTEDWPAFEETVAAQGMAGIALGSLLAGPRPVPGLERSTGASSPAESSDQGTIEVLSSGTTGTPKRIAMPLRLLERAVLSAPGGEAGAAPEVQINIWPLGGVGGVCLLTAAAVHGTPLVLMERFTVDALVDALRRHRPSTLGLNPTAIAMIMDAAVAPEDMASVRSVSGGSAYLDPDLQDRFEERYGIPILWGLGATEFCGTIVRWTPQMRAEFGTSKRGSAGLPMPGVSVRAVDPETGDPVPTGSEGLMEVHCPAVRPDWVRTTDLVMLDEDGFLFHRGRNDGAIVRGGFKILPERVVDVLRQHPAVADASVVGLADARLGAVPVAAVELRAQAQPVDAAALTAWLRETLPPTHVPAQIRIVDALPRTPSLKVSLQHVKALFETQDA
- a CDS encoding amidohydrolase family protein; translation: MSTKLPFPVYDADNHFYEPEDALFRHLPKKWHKDFRFVEIDGRKRLAINGQISDYIPNPTFERVAAPGTHVKYYKADNPEGLSLRQLTGAPVVPPPAWRYGQERLAVLDEHEIHAALMFPTLFSVIENRMSYNHDFLHDALHALNQWTAEEWGFAREGRIFAVPVVSLADMDRALAEVDWLIKEGARTVCIRPSPVPGYRGGRSMGLPDFDPFWARINEAGIFVSIHASNSDYDNLITMWTGGAEWLPFESDPFVNCLRIIERAIADTIAAIICGGVFDRFPDVRVASVENGAKWVAPLIDTLRHVYGQMPQKFKADPVETFHRNIFVAPFVEDNFEELGRHMQVNRILFGSDFPHPEGAAHPLDFLDELTTFDMAAKERIMSLNLKGLLEGRRD
- a CDS encoding enoyl-CoA hydratase-related protein, whose product is MSILTRIDGGIARLTLNRPDRLNALTMAMLEEIGATLRRWSTDPAVRCVVLAGAGRGFCAGHDLLDSGKEERDAPMRPDEAAAILSLHGEIPVLLRRMPKPTLACIRGPVAGSGIVMAAACDLRIASRSARFKLAFASAGRCGDPGGSYLLTQLLGAARARELFLLDEPVGAERALAIGLIAKLVEDDALDEACNALASRLANGPTSAFAAMKRNLNAAADIGFEESMAAEANANATISLLSHDAGEAAKAFLERREPRFLGR